One Brassica napus cultivar Da-Ae chromosome A1, Da-Ae, whole genome shotgun sequence genomic region harbors:
- the LOC106446126 gene encoding protein PELOTA 1 — protein MEVRGIRTRYLSDTKRKEAAKSKLCSSRPLSRSRFRLIPWPLQQMKIVRRDYVRNGPGSVKMVAEDSDDLWYAYNLISTGDSVMAVTFRKVQREVPGGGRDSERVRLKLEVQVEEVDYDKDASVLRIRGKNILENEHVKIGAFHTLEIDLKRPFVLRKAFWDSLALDTLKQASDSAASADLAVVLMQEGLGQIFLVGRSVTSSRARIETSIPRKHGPAIAGYESALKKFFENVLQAFVKHVDFSVVRCAVIASPGFTKDQFHRHLLLEAERRQLRAIIENKSRIILVHTNSGYRHSLGEVLNAPNVMNMIKDTKAAKEVKALNDFFTMLSNDPARACYGPKHVEVAHERMAVQTLLITDELFRNSDVKTRKKYVDLVESVKD, from the exons atggAGGTGCGGGGTATTCGAACCCGGTACCTCTCAGACACGAAGCGAAAGGAAGCTGCGAAATCGAAACTCTGTAGCTCTCGACCCCTTTCGCGTTCAAGATTTCGACTCATCCCTTGGCCGTTGCAACAG ATGAAGATCGTTCGCAGGGATTATGTTCGTAATGGACCCGGAAGCGTTAAG ATGGTGGCTGAGGACTCGGATGATCTCTGGTATGCTTATAATCTGATTTCCACTGGCGATAGTGTCATGGCTGTCACTTTTAG AAAGGTTCAGAGAGAGGTACCTGGTGGGGGAAGAGACTCTGAACGTGTTAGACTGAAGCTGGAAGTACAAGTTGAG GAGGTGGACTATGACAAAGATGCGTCTGTTTTGCGCATACGTGGGAAGAATATCCTGGAGAATGAGCACGTCAAG ATTGGTGCCTTCCATACTCTGGAGATTGACCTGAAACGACCTTTTGTATTGAGAAAG GCATTTTGGGACTCATTGGCTCTTGATACACTCAAGCAGGCCTCAG ATTCGGCAGCCAGTGCTGATCTAGCTGTAGTTCTAATGCAAGAAGGACTTGGACAAATATTCCTCGTCGGCAGAAG CGTGACAAGTAGCCGTGCACGAATAGAGACATCAATTCCTAGGAAGCATGGACCTGCAATTGCTGGTTACGAGTCT GCTTTGAAGAAATTCTTTGAGAATGTTCTGCAG GCCTTTGTGAAACATGTTGACTTCAGTGTCGTTCGCTGTGCAGTGATTGCAAGTCCCGGCTTTACAAAG GACCAGTTTCATCGTCACTTATTATTGGAAGCAGAGAGAAGACAGTTGAGAGCTATAATCGAGAACAAATCGCGTATAATTCTGGTGCACACAAACTCTGGATATAG ACATAGCCTGGGAGAGGTTCTAAATGCTCCCAACGTGATGAATATGATCAAAGATACTAAAGCAGCAAAAGAG GTCAAAGCTCTCAACGATTTCTTCACCATGCTTTCAAAT GATCCAGCTCGGGCATGCTATGGACCAAAACATGTAGAAGTTGCTCATGAACGAATGGCAGTCCAAACACTTCTCATCACGGATGAGCTTTTCAG GAACTCTGACGTAAAAACAAGAAAGAAGTATGTGGATTTAGTGGAGTCGGTGAAAGATTAA
- the LOC106446115 gene encoding importin-4 gives MAQSLELLLIQFLMPDNDARRQAEDQIKRLAKDPQVVPALVQHLRTAKTPNVRQLAAVLLRKRITGHWAKLSPQTKQEVKQSLIESITVENSPPVRRASANVVSVVAKYAVPAGEWPDLLGFLFQCSQSAQEDHREVALILFSSLTETIGNSFRPYFTDLKTLLLKCMEDESSSRVRVAALKAVGSFLEFASDGDDVVKFRDFVPSILNVSRKCLASGEEDVAILAFEIFDELIESPATLLGDSVKSIVQFSLEVSCNQTLEISTRHQAIQIVSWLAKYKNNILKKHKLVVPILQVMCPLLAETPDQDDDDDDDDLATDRAAAEVIDTLAMNLPKHVFPTVFEFSSMYGQSTDLKFREAAVTALGVISEGCFDLMKEKLEPILNIVLGAIRDPEKMVRGASSFALGQFAEHLQPEILSYYQSFLPCVLNAIEDSSVDVKEKSYYALAAFCENMGPEIVAFLDPLMGKLMAALENSPRNLQETCMSAIGSVAAAAEQAFNPYAGRVLEAMKFFMVLTNDEDLRARARSTELVGIVAMSVGKQGMEPIFPPFIDAAIAGFGLEFSELREYTHGFFSNVAEILDDSFAQYLPRVMPLVFASCNLDDGSAVNIDESDEDVNDFGGVSSDDEAHDEPRIRNISVRTGVLDEKAAATQALGLFALRTKSSFAPYIEESLKIMDKHSGYFHEDVRLQAITGLKHILAAAHAIFQTHNDGTGKANEILDTVMNIYIKTMADDDDKEVVAQACLSIADIMKDYGYAAIQNYLSPLVDATLLLLTEKAACQQVEDESDDDDDVGHDEVLMDAVSDLLPAFAKCMGPHFEPVFAKLFEPLMKFAKARRPDQDRTMVVASLAEVAQDMGAPISAYVDRIMPLVLKELESSHPTNKRNAAFCVGELCKNGGEAALKYFADVLRGLNPLFGESETDLGVRDNAAGATARMILVHPELVPLNQVLPVLLRGLPLKEDQEESMAVYSCIYSLVLASNPQIIPHVPDLVRIFGQVVESPVEKGEVKAIVGRTFSHLMSVYGDQLHPFISVLPPSQANALAAFASAG, from the exons ATGGCGCAATCTCTCGAGCTTCTGTTGATCCAATTCCTCATGCCTGACAACGACGCTCGTCGTCAAGCCGAGGATCAGATCAAGCGTCTCGCCAAGGATCCTCAGGTCGTTCCCGCCCTCGTCCAGCACCTCCGCACCGCTAAAACCCCCAACGTCCGCCAGCTCGCCGCCGTCCTCCTCCGCAAAAGGATCACCGGACATTGGGCCAAGCTTTCTCCGCAGACGAAACAGGAAGTTAAACAGTCTTTAATCGAGAGCATCACCGTGGAGAACAG TCCACCTGTGAGGCGTGCGAGTGCCAATGTTGTGAGTGTTGTAGCGAAGTACGCTGTTCCAGCTGGAGAGTGGCCTGACTTGCTTGGCTTTCTCTTCCAGTGTAGTCAGAGTGCTCAAGAAGACCACCGTGAA gTTGCATTGATCCTTTTCAGCTCTTTGACAGAAACGATTGGGAACTCATTCAGGCCCTACTTTACTGATTTAAAAACTCTACTTCTCAAGTGCATGGAAGATGAAAGCAGCAGTCGTGTTAGAGTTGCTGCTCTCAA GGCAGTGGGCTCGTTTCTTGAATTCGCAAGCGACGGGGATGATGTG GTCAAGTTCCGAGATTTCGTTCCCAGCATATTGAATGTATCAAGAAAATGTCTTGCATCCGGCGAGGAGGATGTTGCTATACTCGCTTTCGAAATTTTCGATGAGCTGATTGAGTCTCCCGCTACTCTTCTTGGAGATTCCGTCAAATCAATCGTGCAGTTCTCTCTTGAAGTCTCATGTAACCAAACCCTGGAGATTAGCACCCGCCACCAG GCAATACAAATAGTTTCATGGTTGGCAAAGTACAAAAACAACATCCTTAAGAAACATAAACTAGTCGTACCAATATTGCAAGTCATGTGCCCCTTACTCGCTGAGACACCCGATCaagatgatgacgatgatgatgatgatcttgcTACTGATCGTGCAGCTGCTGAAGTTATTGACACACTAGCTATGAACCTGCCGAAGCATGTGTTCCCCACTGTTTTCGAGTTTTCTTCCATGTATGGCCAGAGCACGGATCTGAAGTTCCGGGAAGCTGCTGTGACAGCTCTTGGTGTTATTTCGGAGGGTTGCTTTGATCTTATGAAGGAGAAGCTGGAGCCTATTCTTAATATAGTCTTGGGAGCAATAAGAGACCCTGAGAAAATGGTTAGAGGGGCTTCATCGTTTGCGCTAGGCCAGTTCGCCGAGCATCTTCAGCCTGAGATTTTGTCGTATTATCAGAGCTTTCTTCCTTGTGTTTTGAATGCGATTGAAGATTCATCTGTCGATGTGAAG GAGAAGTCATACTATGCTTTAGCTGCATTCTGTGAGAACATGGGACCGGAGATTGTTGCGTTCCTTGATCCTTTGATGGGGAAGCTCATGGCAGCCCTCGAGAATAGTCCCCGTAACCTGCAAGAGACATGCATG TCTGCAATAGGGTCGGTAGCTGCTGCTGCAGAGCAAGCATTCAATCCATATGCAGGGAGGGTTTTGGAGGCGATGAAGTTCTTCATGGTGCTCACTAACGACGAGGATCTTCGTGCCCGTGCAAGGTCCACTGAGCTTGTAGGGATTGTCGCAATGTCTGTTGGGAAACAAGGGATGGAGCCGATTTTTCCACCTTTCATTGATGCCGCAATAGCA GGATTTGGATTGGAGTTCAGTGAGTTGCGAGAGTATACTCATGGATTCTTCAGCAACGTAGCTGAAATATTGGATGACAGTTTTGCTCAG TATCTACCTCGCGTTATGCCGTTGGTATTTGCTTCTTGCAATCTTGATGATGGGTCTGCGGTCAACATTGATGAGTCAGACGAGGATGTGAATGATTTTGGTGGGGTGTCCTCTGATGATGAAGCTCATGATGAGCCGAGGATCCGGAACATAAGCGTGAGAACAGGAGTTTTGGATGAAAAGGCGGCTGCTACTCAAGCTCTTGGCCTTTTTGCACTCCGCACTAAATCTTCTTTTGCACC CTACATCGAGGAATCATTGAAGATCATGGACAAACATTCTGGATATTTTCATGAAGATGTTCGGCTTCAAGCAATTACTGGTCTGAAAC ATATATTGGCCGCAGCACATGCCATTTTCCAGACTCATAAT GATGGAACTGGGAAGGCTAATGAAATTCTTG ACACAGTTATGAATATTTATATCAAAACCATGGCTGATGATGACGACAAGGAGGTTGTTGCTCAGGCTTGCTTGAGCATTGCAGATATCATGAAAGATTATGGTTACGCAGCCATTCAAAATT ATCTATCACCTCTTGTTGACGCGACATTGCTACTGCTGACGGAGAAAGCAGCTTGCCAGCAAGTAGAAGACGAGagtgatgacgatgatgatgttGGACACGATGAGGTCCTCATGGATGCGGTTTCCGACCTCCTCCCCGCCTTTGCAAAGTGTATGGGGCCTCACTTCGAACCCGTCTTTGCAAAACTCTTTGAGCCGTTGATGAAATTTGCG AAAGCTAGACGTCCCGACCAGGACAGGACAATGGTTGTTGCTAGTCTTGCCGAAGTTGCTCAAGACATGGGTGCTCCAATCTCTGCCTATGTCGAT AGGATAATGCCGTTAGTGCTCAAAGAATTGGAGTCATCTCATCCAACCAATAAGAGAAATGCAGCTTTCTGTGTCGGAGAGCTATGCAAAAACGGGGGTGAAGCTGCTCTCAA ATATTTTGCTGATGTGCTACGTGGACTTAACCCGCTTTTCGGGGAGTCAGAAACAGACCTTGGTGTTAGGGATAATGCAGCAGGTGCTACGGCGAGGATGATTCTTGTTCATCCTGAGTTAGTCCCGCTAAATCAA GTACTTCCAGTTTTGTTAAGAGGTCTACCTCTAAAGGAAGATCAAGAGGAGTCCATGGCTGTATACAGCTGTATATACTCACTTGTTCTAGCATCCAATCCACAG ATCATACCTCATGTACCGGACCTGGTTAGAATATTTGGGCAAGTGGTGGAATCGCCAGTGGAGAAAGGTGAAGTGAAAGCAATAGTAGGCAGAACATTCTCCCACCTGATGTCGGTTTATGGCGATCAGTTGCATCCATTCATAAGTGTTCTACCCCCTTCTCAAGCTAACGCTCTTGCTGCGTTTGCTTCTGCTGGTTGA
- the LOC125579169 gene encoding bZIP transcription factor 29-like, which translates to MMQRVLKFLGSLTMNPRHNEIAPLNTSSANSPRFPSPRTNGGGESGPRGGMPRPRGRILPPLLPYPQIPPTRPPMRLPTYGPSSRPVFSFGSQPPMTPAPSWLPPYYLPAPVANYNAALPPRPFTRPTTSVYSGGSLPPRNGHRRRNRYNVPSSSSQRPRSADRMIYPRPIEMPFGVMMPNEAGNVMNVLLTDYMDPDKIFYDYNEDDLVIIFGDSDNVKSSGSENRSEDTSGVTSVSMNSNLDCNESPKLPPSPGNLQGVTNSANRNENAFEIDKGAGHSHEIAPSDPNRAKRILDNGESSGRSSAKKARRLN; encoded by the exons ATGATGCAGAGAGTACTCAAGTTCCTTGGATCCTTAACAATGAATCCTCGTCACAACGAGATCGCTCCTTTAAACACAAGCTCCGCCAACTCCCCTCGATTCCCGAGTCCTCGTACCAATGGTGGCGGCGAGAGTGGCCCAAGAGGCGGCATGCCGCGTCCTCGCGGGAGAATATTACCACCGCTTCTGCCGTATCCTCAGATCCCACCGACCCGTCCGCCAATGAGGTTGCCGACGTATGGACCGTCGTCGCGGCCTGTCTTCTCCTTCGGCTCACAACCGCCCATGACCCCTGCACCGTCGTGGCTACCACCATATTATCTGCCAGCGCCGGTGGCTAACTACAACGCCGCTTTGCCTCCGCGTCCCTTCACGAGGCCTACCACCTCGGTATACTCCGGTGGTAGTCTCCCGCCCAGGAATGGTCACAGAAGGAGAAACCGTTATAACGTTCCTTCTTCGAGTTCGCAGAGGCCTCGGAGTGCTGACCGAATGATCTACCCGAGGCCTATAGAGATGCCCTTTGGCGTGATGATGCCAAACGAAGCAGGCAATGTCATGAACGTGTTGCTCACTGACTATATGGACCCGGACAAGATTTTTTATGATTATAACGAGGATGACTTGGTGATAATCTTTGGAGATTCGGATAATGTAAAAAGCAGTGGCAGTGAGAATAGGAGTGAAGATACTTCGGGTGTAACGAGTGTTTCGATGAATAGTAATCTCGATTGTAACGAATCACCGAAGCTACCTCCTTCCCCAGGGAATCTTCAGGGTGTAACCAATTCGGCTAATAGAAACGAGAATGCTTTCGAGATTGATAAAGGCGCGGGACACAGTCATGAGATTGCTCCATCTGATCCTAACCGTGCCAAAAG AATCTTGGATAACGGGGAATCATCTGGACGTTCAAGTGCGAAGAAGGCGCGGCGCCTTAACTAG